From Salvia splendens isolate huo1 chromosome 3, SspV2, whole genome shotgun sequence, a single genomic window includes:
- the LOC121795381 gene encoding probable protein phosphatase 2C 34: MGHFSSMFNGLARSISSMKKTKNLKNNGDGKEGVKAMAKEAKKNELILRSSGTVNVDGSNNLASVYSKRGEKGLNQDCCIVWEEFGCQEDMIFCGIFDGHGQWGHFVAKNVRDSMPSSLLCNWQETLVEAALDPDFDLGSQKKLQSFNIWKYSYLKTCEAVDQALEHHRKIDAFNSGTTALTIVRQGENMFLANVGDSRAVLGTPSDNGDMVAVQLTMDFKPNLPQEAERITQCNGRVYSLDDEPGVHRVWLPHEDSPGLAMSRAFGDYCVKDFGLISVPQVIHRHITSKDQFVVLATDGVWDVVSNEEAVQIVWECPERGKAAKRLVERAADGWRKKRRGIAMDDISAIVLFFHSSSSSSSHQFELVPTLK, encoded by the exons ATGGGGCATTTTTCTTCGATGTTCAATGGGCTGGCAAGGTCAATTTCTTCAATGAAGAAAACGAAAAACTTGAAGAACAATGGTGATGGGAAAGAGGGTGTTAAAGCTATGGCCAAGGAGGccaagaaaaatgagttgataTTGAGGTCATCAGGAACTGTTAATGTTGATGGCTCCAACAACTTGGCCTCAGTTTATTCTAAGAGGGGAGAGAAAGGTCTGAATCAGGATTGTTGCATTGTTTGGGAG GAATTTGGGTGTCAAGAAGATATGATCTTCTGTGGGATATTTGATGGGCATGGTCAGTGGGGGCATTTTGTGGCGAAGAATGTTAGAGACTCGATGCCTTCGTCTCTTCTCTGCAACTGGCAAGAAACACTTGTTGAGGCTGCACTTGATCCTGATTTCGATTTGGGTTCCCAGAAGAAGCTCCAGAGCTTCAACATATGGAAGTATTCCTATTTGAAGACGTGTGAGGCCGTTGATCAGGCGCTGGAGCACCACCGCAAGATTGATGCATTCAACAGCGGCACCACAGCCTTGACCATTGTTAGGCAG GGAGAAAATATGTTCTTAGCAAATGTAGGAGATTCGCGTGCTGTACTGGGTACGCCTTCTGATAACGGGGATATGGTGGCAGTGCAACTCACCATGGATTTCAAGCCTAATCTACCTC AGGAGGCGGAGCGGATAACACAGTGCAATGGGAGAGTATACAGCCTGGACGATGAGCCAGGAGTTCACAGAGTGTGGCTGCCACATGAAGACTCCCCGGGGCTAGCAATGTCACGAGCTTTCGGGGACTACTGTGTGAAGGACTTCGGCCTCATTTCGGTGCCTCAAGTCATCCACAGACATATAACAAGTAAAGATCAGTTCGTGGTGCTGGCCACCGATGGG GTTTGGGATGTTGTATCGAATGAAGAAGCAGTGCAGATTGTGTGGGAGTGTCCGGAGCGGGGCAAAGCTGCAAAGCGGCTGGTGGAGCGGGCGGCTGATGGgtggaggaagaagagaaggggAATAGCTATGGATGATATATCAGCAATTGTACTCTTTTTtcattcatcttcttcttcttcttctcaccaATTTGAACTTGTACCTACGCTTAAGTGA
- the LOC121796709 gene encoding uncharacterized protein LOC121796709, which translates to MEYEEGNNGPPPPPPNYAELLRQLEELRQQVNRGPPVPVQNQYVYQGQANPTVHSNITANTFELKRGLIQMAENIAFRGKSTDDPNKHITKFIQICNTTKMNGVTDEQVRLRLFPFSLEDSAKDWLESLEPGSIRTWDAMVEKFLEKFYPPSEAIKRQHEIIAFQMTPAENIRDAWGRFKSLMKRCPNHGLTPTVQVITFFKGCVPEAQRELNLSSGGNFLKKGVNEAMEVIEELASNDEGWSNDRSKVHRVASTTDHDSMSALSDKLDALTMKFDCIAMGQPSQEPQGKMGDVNYVNQGDNNRYFNNHRPNFQGGGYNQFGKKWHPNLSYGNPNNALQLPPGFTVTDGVVNDPKKMTTEDILKSFMLQSNKLMEQNNQRMEKVETDVQSMATHLKNIDTQISQISQTVSTITQSGKFPSNTIINPKECKAVHLRSGTIYEAPSLPATTSDTVLEPKAAVAEKEKEAEKENTGTTCGVKVPFPQVLNQKKKKDEQFTRFLDIFRKVHVNIPLIEALQ; encoded by the coding sequence ATGGAGTACGAAGAAGGTAACAACGGTCCACCACCCCCTCCTCCCAATTATGCTGAGCTTCTACGACAGCTGGAGGAGTTGCGTCAACAGGTCAACCGTGGACCACCTGTGCCTGTGCAGAATCAATATGTATACCAAGGCCAGGCAAATCCAACTGTTCATAGCAACATCACGGCTAATACTTTTGAGCTGAAAAGAGGACTAATCCAGATGGCGGAGAACATTGCTTTTAGGGGCAAATCCACTGACGACCCTAACAAGCATATCACCAAGTTCATCCAGATTTGCAACACAACAAAGATGAATGGAGTTACAGATGAGCAGGTTCGACTAAGGCTGTTTCCTTTCTCATTAGAGGATTCAGCAAAGGATTGGTTGGAGAGTTTGGAGCCAGGATCGATTAGAACATGGGATGCTATGGTGGAAAAatttttggagaaattctacCCCCCTAGTGAAGCTATAAAGAGGCAACACGAGATCATTGCCTTTCAGATGACTCCTGCAGAGAATATCAGAGACGCATGGGGGAGGTTTAAATCTTTGATGAAACGGTGTCCCAACCATGGGTTAACCCCGACAGTTCAAGTCATTACATTTTTCAAGGGATGCGTGCCTGAAGCACAACGGGAGTTGAACTTGAGCTCAGGCGGTAATTTTCTCAAGAAAGGAGTGAATGAAGCCATGGAAGTGATTGAGGAGCTCGCATCTAATGACGAAGGATGGAGCAACGACAGGAGTAAGGTGCATAGGGTGGCTTCTACTACAGATCATGATTCTATGAGCGCCTTATCCGACAAGTTGGATGCGCTGACCATGAAATTCGACTGTATAGCAATGGGGCAACCGTCTCAAGAACCCCAAGGAAAAATGGGGGACGTGAACTATGTGAATCAAGGGGACAACAACCGGTACTTCAATAATCACCGCCCCAACTTTCAGGGTGGAGGATATAATCAGTTCGGGAAAAAATGGCATCCCAATCTCTCTTATGGAAACCCAAATAATGCTCTGCAACTACCCCCGGGGTTCACAGTTACTGATGGAGTGGTTAATGATCCGAAGAAGATGACCACGGAAGACATACTCAAGTCTTTCATGCTACAGTCCAACAAGCTCATGGAGCAGAACAATCAAAGGATGGAGAAGGTTGAGACAGATGTGCAAAGTATGGCCACTCATCTGAAGAACATCGACACACAGATCAGCCAGATTTCCCAGACTGTGAGTACTATTACTCAATCGGGAAAATTCCCTTCGAACACCATCATAAATCCCAAAGAATGCAAAGCTGTGCATCTAAGGAGTGGCACTATTTATGAAGCTCCCTCACTGCCTGCGACCACATCTGATACCGTTCTTGAGCCCAAGGCTGCCGTGGCAGAGAAGGAAAAGGAGGCTGAAAAGGAGAATACTGGCACCACTTGTGGAGTAAAGGTGCCATTCCCGCAGGTACtgaatcagaagaagaagaaagatgaacAGTTCACTCGATTTCTGGACATCTTCAGAAAGGTGCATGTGAACATCCCTTTGATCGAGGCACTGCAGTAG
- the LOC121795380 gene encoding phospholipase D zeta 1-like, which produces MSRERLISSHDRSALSSSRSLRFSGDAAASTRIFDELPTATIVSVSRPEASDITPLLLSYNIQLQYKQFKWQLRKKASQVIYLHLSLKKRAIIEEFHEKQEQVKELLHNIGVGDHATVLHDEDDPDNGSLPIYHDESLRNRNVPSRAALSVIRPVVGKQQISDKGKVAMQDYLNHFLGNLDIVNSQEVCKFLEVSRLSFSEEYGPKLKEGYVLVKHLDRSSEKDTCPGSWLCSCCCGRNWQKVWLVLKPGCLAFLGNHFDTKVLDIVVFDVLPTSNNKGDDEVHLAKLSKERNPLLHAFKVCSGNRSIKIRTTSNSKVLEWISAINEVEAKRSESWCHPHRFNSFAPTRGLEEDGSLAQWFIDGKAAFESIASTIERARSEIYITGWWLCPELYLRRPYHNNSSSRLDILLEAKAKEGVQIHILLYKEVSLALKINSLFSKRKLLSIHENVKVLRYPDHLSTGVYLWSHHEKLVIVDNKICYIGGLDLCFGRYDTTEHKISDLPPFLWPGKDYYNPRESEPNSWEDTLKDELDREKYPRMPWHDVHCAVWGPPCRDIARHFVQRWNHAKRSKAPNEEKIPLLIPQNQMVLPHYMGKGSDTDINRKISQVEPEGLSRKNSFSSEAPPDDIPLLLPHEANGPESSVMDNRWNDFNSSKYTPNEKIGHSRSRSLSYQDMRFSFTDNYDTANIKNATSVETTSESDLLRSQVKSANDVTQVGPRSLCRCQVVRSVSQWSAGTNQSEDSIHRAYCALIEEAEHFIYVENQFFISGLEEDEVIQNRVLESLYKRIMRAHKENKCFRVIIIIPLLPGFQGGVDDGGAATVRAIMHWQYRTICRTESSILQKLSSELGPMMHNFVSFFGLRNYGRLFKGGPLVTSQIYVHSKVMIVDDRRALIGSCNINDRSLLGSRDSEIAILLEDKEFVDSSMDGSPWKAGKFSFSLRLSLWTEHLGLNTEEVDKIKDPIADSTYKDFWLEIAESNTKIYHDVFSCIPNDTIHSRSALRQSMNHWKQKLRHTTIDLGVAPEKLEFHENGEVITVDPETKLKSVRGQLVSFPLGFMKQEDDLRPMFNEGEFYTSSQVFH; this is translated from the exons ATGTCGAGGGAGAGGCTCATTTCCAGCCACGATCGGTCCGCGTTATCGTCGTCTCGCTCGCTTCGATTCAGCGGGGACGCCGCGGCATCCACCAGGATTTTCGATGAGTTGCCCACGGCGACTATAGTATCGGTCTCGCGTCCGGAAGCCAGCGACATCACGCCATTGCTCTTGTCCTACAACATTCAGCTCCAGTACAAACAG TTCAAGTGGCAGCTGCGGAAAAAGGCTTCTCAAGTTATTTACTTACACCTTTCACTAAAGAAACGTGCAATAATTGAAGAGTTTCATGAGAAGCAGGAGCAG GTTAAGGAACTTCTACATAACATCGGTGTAGGAGATCATGCAACAGTTTTGCATGATGAGGATGACCCTGACAATGGATCTTTGCCAATATATCACGATGAAAGTCTTAGGAACAG AAATGTTCCATCAAGAGCCGCTTTGTCAGTTATTCGGCCGGTCGTTGGTAAGCAACAGATCTCAGACAAGGGAAAAGTTGCAATGCAAGATTACCTGAACCATTTTCTGGGAAACTTGGACATTGTTAATTCACAagag GTATGCAAGTTCCTGGAGGTGTCTAGGTTATCATTTTCAGAAGAGTATGGTCCAAAGCTAAAGGAAGGTTATGTGTTGGTTAAGCATTTAGATAGGTCTTCAGAGAAAGATACATGCCCAGGATCTTGGCTATGCTCTTGTTGTTGTGGCAGAAATTGGCAAAAA GTTTGGCTTGTTCTCAAACCGGGATGCCTGGCTTTCCTTGGAAATCATTTTGATACCAAAGTCTTAGACATAGTTGTCTTTGATGTCCTACCAACCTCAAATAACAAAGGAGATGATGAAGTTCATTTGGCAAAACTGTCGAAGGAACGAAATCCTTTGCTTCATGCATTTAAG GTTTGTAGTGGGAATAGAAGCATAAAGATAAGGACTACAAGCAACTCTAAAGTTCTAGAGTGGATATCTGCAATTAATGAGGTCGAGGCAAAGCGTTCTGAAAGTTGGTGTCATCCTCATCGTTTTAATTCATTTGCTCCTACTAGAGGACTAGAAGAAGATGGAAGCCTAGCCCAATGGTTCATAGATGGAAAAGCAGCATTTGAATCAATTGCTTCAACCATAGAGCGAGCTAGATCCGAG ATATACATAACCGGATGGTGGCTTTGCCCAGAATTGTACTTAAGACGGCCATATCACAATAACAGCTCCTCCAGGCTTGATATTTTACTCGAGGCTAAAGCTAAGGAAGGGGTCCAG ATACACATCCTTCTCTACAAGGAAGTTTCTCTTGCTTTAAAAATTAATAGCTTATTTAGTAAGAGAAAGCTTCTTAGCATTCATGAAAATGTCAAAGTTCTACGGTATCCTGATCATTTGTCAACTGGCGTCTACTTATG GTCTCACCATGAAAAGCTTGTTATTGTGGATAACAAGATATGTTATATTGGAGGGCTAGATTTATGCTTCGGCCGATATGACACAACTGAACACAAAATAAGTGATTTGCCTCCTTTCTTATGGCCTGGAAAAGACTACTATAATCCAAG AGAATCAGAACCCAATTCATGGGAGGATACCCTAAAAGATGAACTGGATAGAGAAAAGTACCCTCGGATGCCATGGCATGATGTTCATTGTGCTGTATGGGGCCCCCCTTGTAGGGATATTGCTAGACATTTTGTTCAGCGCTGGAACCATGCTAAG AGGAGTAAAGCACCAAACGAAGAGAAAATACCGCTACTTATACCACAAAATCAGATGGTTTTACCGCACTACATGGGAAAAGGCAGTGATACAGACATAAACAGGAAAATCTCTCAAGTTGAACCAGAGGGATTAAGTAGGAAAAATTCTTTTTCCTCAGAAGCACCACCTGACGACATCCCACTACTTTTGCCTCATGAAGCGAATGGTCCAGAGTCCTCTGTCATGGACAATAGATGGAATGACTTCAACTCAAGTAAATACACTCCAAATGAGAAGATTGGTCATAGTAGAAGCAGGTCACTTTCTTACCAAGACATGAGATTTAGTTTCACCGATAACTATGATActgcaaatataaaaaatgcaaCATCAGTGGAGACAACTTCAGAATCAGATCTGCTACGAAGCCAGGTCAAATCAGCCAATGATGTAACACAAGTTGGTCCACGTAGTTTATGCCGCTGCCAG GTTGTCAGAAGTGTGAGCCAGTGGTCTGCTGGGACAAATCAATCTGAAGATAGCATTCATAGAGCTTACTGTGCCCTCATTGAGGAGGCAGAACACTTCATATATGTTGAG AATCAGTTTTTTATATCAGGccttgaagaagatgaagttatACAAAACCGTGTGCTTGAATCTCTGTATAAGCGCATAATGCGGGCTCACAAAGAAAACAAGTGCTTCAGAGTTATAATCATCATCCCTCTGTTGCCTGGGTTTCAG GGTGGTGTAGATGATGGAGGAGCAGCTACTGTTCGAGCAATAATGCATTGGCAGTACCGCACTATTTGCAGAACAGAAAGTTCAATATTGCAAAAACTCAGTTCAGAACTTGGTCCCATGATGCATAATTTTGTATCTTTCTTTGGTTTAAGAAATTATGGCAGACTTTTCAAAGGTGGTCCTCTGGTTACGAGTCAG ATTTACGTCCACAGCAAAGTTATGATAGTAGATGACCGCCGTGCTTTGATTGGGTCATGCAATATTAATGATCGGAGTTTGCTGGGTTCAAGGGACTCAGAG ATAGCTATCTTGTTAGAAGATAAAGAGTTTGTTGATTCATCCATGGATGGGAGCCCATGGAAGGCTGGAAAGTTTTCTTTCAGCCTTAGACTTTCCTTGTGGACTGAGCATCTTGGTCTAAACACTGAAGAG gttgataaaataaaagaccCAATAGCTGACTCAACATACAAAGATTTCTGGCTAGAAATTGCCGAG TCGAATACAAAGATCTATCATGATGTATTCTCCTGCATCCCCAATGACACCATCCACTCCAG ATCCGCTCTTAGACAAAGTATGAACCATTGGAAACAGAAGCTTAGGCACACAACGATCGACTTGGGAGTGGCACCTGAGAAACTTGAATTTCATGAGAATGGGGAAGTCATCACAGTTGATCCAGAGACAAAGCTAAAATCGGTGAGAGGGCAACTTGTTTCCTTCCCACTGGGGTTCATGAAGCAAGAAGATGATCTGAGACCAATGTTTAACGAGGGTGAGTTCTACACATCTTCACAGGTATTCCACTGA